In a genomic window of Flavobacterium sp. KACC 22761:
- a CDS encoding CusA/CzcA family heavy metal efflux RND transporter, giving the protein MLDKIIQFSIRNKFVILLFTLALIAWGSYSLKKLPLDALPDVTNNQVQIITTAPTLASQEVEQLITYPLERAVKTVPNVIELRSISRFGLSVVTVVFEDDVDIYWAREQIFQRLKEAEENIPDYVNSPELAPISTGLGEIYQYDVYAKKGYENKYSAIELRTIQDWIIIPQLQGVPGVAEVTAWGGKLKQFEIAVNPNTLNSLGITITEIFDALQKNNQNTGGAYIEKDQYAYFIRGVGMAKGIKDLENVVVKNRNGSPVLVRNVAQVREGVALRYGASTKDGKGEIVSGMVLMLKGENSSAVVNRVHEKMEQINKSLPEGVVAEAFIDRGKLVDNSIKTITKNLLEGALIVIFVLILFLGNLRAGLIVASVIPLAMLFAVILMNAFGVSGNLMSLGAIDFGIIVDGAVIIVEATMHHLQKFKNKKELTQEEMDAEVYNSASKIRNSAAFGEIIILIVYLPILALIGTEGKMFKPMAMTVGFAIIGAFILSLTYIPMMSALFLSKKTEHKENFSDRMIAWLESRYTPLLKKALEFKKVVLSVAVGLFALAFIIFQNMGGEFIPTIEEGDLAINATIMTGSSLTQMVETTTKYEQILKAKFPEIKTIVTKIGSGEIPTDPMPIESGDLIIVLKDKKEWKGKYHNWEELANAMKKEMEIIPGATIEISQPIQMRFNELMTGSRSDIAIKIFGDDLEILDAKATELISKIKGIEGIGDLKADKVTGLPQITIKYDYDKIALYGLNISDINQIIRSSFAGESAGKIYDESKRFDVVVRMDENNRGDITDVSNLFIPLPNGQQVPLSQVASVEYEQGPVQVIREDGKRRITVGLNVRGRDIKSVVEEIQVKLDKNFKLPAGYYVTYGGQFENLIEASKRLSVALPIALGLILVLLYFTFKSAKQALLIFSAIPLSAIGGVFALSLRGMPFSISAGIGFIALFGIAVLNGIVLISYFNQLKAEGISDPFQRILIGTKTRLRPVLMTAAVASLGFLPMALSTSGGAEVQKPLATVVIGGLISATLLTLIVLPILYLLLEKFNRRDN; this is encoded by the coding sequence ATGTTAGATAAAATCATTCAGTTTAGTATACGAAACAAATTCGTCATACTACTATTTACCCTTGCACTCATAGCATGGGGAAGCTATTCGCTTAAAAAATTACCACTCGACGCTCTGCCAGATGTAACTAATAATCAGGTTCAGATTATTACAACAGCACCAACATTGGCTAGTCAGGAAGTCGAACAATTAATAACTTATCCCTTAGAAAGAGCTGTTAAAACAGTTCCTAATGTAATAGAACTCCGCAGTATTTCCCGTTTTGGGTTATCAGTCGTAACTGTCGTTTTTGAAGACGACGTAGATATTTACTGGGCGCGGGAACAAATCTTTCAACGCTTAAAAGAAGCTGAGGAAAATATTCCAGATTATGTAAATTCTCCTGAATTAGCGCCAATTTCTACAGGTTTGGGCGAAATTTATCAATACGATGTGTATGCTAAAAAAGGCTACGAAAACAAATACAGTGCAATAGAACTGCGAACCATTCAGGATTGGATCATTATTCCGCAATTGCAAGGAGTGCCAGGTGTTGCCGAAGTAACTGCTTGGGGAGGAAAACTAAAGCAATTTGAAATTGCGGTGAACCCTAATACATTAAATAGTTTAGGAATTACCATCACAGAAATTTTTGATGCGCTACAAAAAAACAACCAAAATACCGGTGGAGCCTATATTGAAAAAGACCAATATGCCTATTTTATAAGAGGTGTGGGAATGGCGAAAGGCATTAAAGATCTTGAAAATGTAGTAGTAAAAAATCGAAATGGTTCGCCAGTTTTGGTTCGAAATGTAGCGCAGGTTCGTGAAGGCGTAGCATTGCGTTATGGAGCATCTACTAAAGACGGAAAAGGAGAAATCGTTTCAGGTATGGTTTTGATGCTGAAAGGAGAAAATTCCAGTGCCGTTGTGAATCGTGTTCACGAAAAAATGGAGCAAATCAATAAAAGTCTTCCGGAAGGCGTTGTTGCCGAAGCTTTTATTGACAGAGGAAAACTCGTTGATAATTCCATTAAAACGATTACAAAGAATTTATTAGAAGGAGCTTTAATCGTAATTTTTGTTCTGATTTTATTCTTAGGAAACCTTCGTGCGGGATTGATTGTCGCTTCAGTAATTCCGCTGGCAATGCTGTTTGCCGTTATTTTAATGAATGCCTTTGGCGTAAGCGGAAACTTAATGAGTCTCGGTGCCATAGATTTTGGAATCATTGTCGACGGTGCCGTAATTATTGTAGAAGCCACGATGCATCATCTGCAGAAATTCAAAAATAAAAAAGAATTAACGCAGGAAGAAATGGATGCTGAGGTTTACAATTCGGCTTCAAAAATTAGAAATAGCGCAGCTTTTGGAGAAATTATCATTCTGATTGTGTATTTGCCAATTCTGGCACTAATTGGAACCGAAGGAAAAATGTTCAAACCAATGGCCATGACAGTTGGTTTTGCAATTATTGGAGCATTTATTCTTTCGCTGACTTATATTCCGATGATGAGTGCTTTGTTTCTTTCGAAAAAAACAGAACACAAAGAAAATTTCAGTGACCGCATGATTGCGTGGTTAGAAAGCCGTTATACGCCATTATTGAAAAAAGCGCTAGAATTTAAAAAAGTTGTGCTTTCTGTTGCTGTCGGACTTTTTGCTCTTGCTTTTATTATTTTCCAAAATATGGGAGGCGAATTTATCCCAACAATCGAAGAAGGCGATTTGGCAATTAATGCAACCATTATGACGGGAAGTTCGCTTACGCAGATGGTCGAAACTACAACAAAATACGAACAGATTCTGAAAGCCAAATTCCCAGAAATTAAAACCATTGTAACCAAAATTGGAAGCGGTGAAATTCCGACTGACCCGATGCCGATTGAAAGCGGAGATTTGATTATTGTTTTAAAAGACAAAAAAGAATGGAAAGGAAAATATCATAATTGGGAAGAATTGGCCAATGCCATGAAAAAGGAAATGGAAATAATTCCCGGAGCCACTATCGAAATCTCTCAACCAATCCAGATGCGTTTTAATGAGTTAATGACAGGAAGCCGATCTGATATTGCCATTAAAATTTTTGGCGATGATTTGGAAATTCTGGACGCAAAAGCCACAGAATTAATTTCGAAAATAAAAGGAATTGAAGGAATCGGAGATTTAAAAGCGGATAAGGTGACAGGATTGCCTCAAATTACCATTAAATACGACTACGATAAAATTGCTCTTTACGGACTCAATATTTCAGATATCAATCAAATCATCCGTTCGTCTTTTGCAGGTGAAAGTGCCGGAAAGATTTATGACGAAAGCAAAAGGTTTGATGTTGTGGTAAGAATGGACGAAAACAATCGTGGAGACATCACAGATGTAAGCAATTTGTTTATTCCGCTTCCAAATGGCCAGCAAGTGCCACTTTCTCAAGTGGCTTCTGTTGAATATGAGCAAGGTCCTGTGCAGGTCATCCGCGAAGACGGAAAACGCAGAATCACTGTGGGATTAAACGTTCGCGGAAGAGATATTAAAAGCGTTGTCGAAGAAATTCAGGTAAAATTGGATAAAAACTTTAAACTTCCTGCAGGTTATTATGTGACTTATGGAGGACAATTTGAAAATCTGATTGAAGCATCGAAAAGGCTTTCTGTAGCATTGCCAATTGCTTTAGGACTTATTTTGGTCTTACTGTATTTTACTTTTAAAAGTGCCAAACAAGCACTGCTGATTTTTAGTGCGATTCCGTTATCGGCTATCGGAGGTGTTTTTGCGCTTTCGCTAAGAGGAATGCCGTTTAGTATTTCGGCTGGAATTGGTTTTATAGCTTTATTTGGAATTGCAGTTTTAAACGGAATTGTACTGATTTCGTATTTCAATCAATTAAAAGCAGAAGGAATCTCAGATCCGTTTCAGAGAATCTTGATCGGAACTAAAACACGTTTGCGTCCTGTTTTAATGACCGCAGCAGTAGCTTCATTAGGATTTCTTCCAATGGCATTATCCACAAGCGGGGGAGCAGAAGTGCAGAAACCTTTAGCAACGGTTGTAATCGGCGGACTAATCTCTGCAACTTTATTAACCTTAATCGTTCTGCCGATTTTGTACTTATTGTTGGAGAAGTTTAACCGCAGAGATAATTAG
- a CDS encoding TolC family protein: MKNLKYKNQSKNLCFRWLSRFRLIAFLIAGTATFAQQSISLEKAIELAKSNNIDLKIADKEIEKQTVLKKVAFQPDPLQVQYQGGQFNSADFDHNVSVQQFFPLGNITKANRQLQEELAKLAEKRKALSSYEIEKAVTLAYYQYLYGVSIQKLNTELNDIYTKFLKNAELRFKTGESGNIEVISAKAKVKEIETQKAQLEYDLAIYQKQLQFFIQTDENVIPDSNTALQYTFIENQENTKAETLMTDFYQQQISVYQKEVGTFKALRTPKVGLGYFAQTINTESLFQGFTAGLQIPLFGGVNTTKAKAAEISVSQSQLALDRNKMILNLQREELQNNFQKQQKNLAYFQNEGLHYADQIIETAQKSYANGDMSYWSYISFLNQAIDIKKQFAEATHSYNQSAIELQFPTIKNN, encoded by the coding sequence ATGAAAAATTTAAAATATAAAAATCAATCGAAAAATCTCTGCTTCAGATGGTTATCCAGATTTCGGTTAATTGCATTTCTAATAGCAGGAACAGCAACATTTGCACAACAATCTATCAGTCTAGAAAAAGCCATAGAACTTGCCAAATCAAACAACATCGACTTAAAAATTGCTGATAAAGAAATTGAGAAACAAACCGTTCTCAAAAAAGTAGCTTTTCAGCCAGATCCTTTACAAGTACAGTATCAAGGCGGTCAGTTCAATAGTGCCGATTTTGACCATAACGTTTCGGTGCAGCAGTTTTTTCCTTTAGGAAACATTACAAAAGCGAATCGACAATTGCAGGAAGAATTGGCAAAATTGGCAGAAAAACGAAAAGCTTTGTCTTCGTATGAAATTGAAAAAGCCGTGACATTGGCATATTATCAATATTTGTATGGTGTTTCGATTCAGAAACTCAATACAGAATTAAATGATATTTACACGAAATTCCTAAAAAATGCAGAACTACGTTTTAAAACAGGGGAAAGTGGAAACATTGAAGTAATAAGCGCTAAAGCAAAAGTAAAGGAAATTGAAACCCAGAAAGCGCAATTGGAATACGATTTGGCCATTTATCAGAAACAATTGCAGTTTTTCATTCAGACAGATGAAAATGTAATTCCGGATTCAAATACTGCTTTGCAATATACTTTTATCGAAAATCAGGAAAATACAAAAGCTGAGACTTTAATGACCGATTTTTATCAGCAACAGATTTCGGTTTATCAGAAAGAAGTGGGAACATTTAAGGCGTTGCGAACACCCAAAGTTGGTTTAGGATATTTTGCTCAGACGATAAATACCGAATCTTTGTTTCAGGGATTTACAGCAGGATTGCAGATTCCGTTGTTTGGAGGTGTTAATACTACCAAAGCAAAAGCAGCAGAAATTAGTGTTTCGCAGTCTCAACTGGCTTTAGATCGAAATAAAATGATTCTGAATTTGCAAAGAGAAGAATTGCAGAATAACTTTCAAAAACAACAGAAAAATTTAGCGTATTTCCAAAATGAAGGTTTACATTATGCCGATCAGATTATCGAAACAGCACAAAAAAGTTATGCCAATGGCGATATGAGTTATTGGTCGTACATCAGTTTTTTGAATCAGGCGATTGATATTAAAAAACAATTTGCCGAGGCAACGCACAGCTATAATCAAAGCGCCATAGAACTTCAATTCCCAACCATCAAAAACAATTAA
- a CDS encoding efflux RND transporter periplasmic adaptor subunit: MKNIFMNLTEDLTAKHAKIKRNVHKGIKLCVLCGVFALFAVNLSCNEKKAEEPQEEEKSTTEVALTVSQYKTIGIETGIVEDRNLNKIIKANGYTTVPPQNSAEVSTLIGGTVKDIFVLEGTYVNKGKVLATIQNLEVIGMQEDYQSAVANVEYLQLEYNRQKTLSDENVNPRKTFQEVKAKLAAERARAQAAKNKLDALHVNTKGTTSVVPIVSPINGFVGKINIAKGAFANTGVSLFEVVDNSQMHLDLNVYEKDLGSISIGQVIDFVLTNQSNKSIKGKIFGINKSFSNESKTVAVHAKIEPADAKGLIPGMYVSANINIVNATVPALPKDAVVKNADKYFVFIQEEGQVEEKHDHKEGEKEEAHEEEVHFKAREVIPGTTDLGFTEVKFVNDIPANAKIVTKGAFYLLSVMKGGGEHTH, from the coding sequence ATGAAAAATATATTTATGAATTTAACTGAAGATTTAACCGCAAAGCACGCAAAGATAAAACGCAATGTCCACAAAGGAATAAAACTTTGTGTCCTTTGCGGAGTCTTTGCGCTCTTTGCGGTTAATTTAAGCTGCAATGAAAAGAAAGCAGAAGAACCACAAGAAGAAGAAAAGTCAACTACAGAAGTGGCTTTAACCGTTTCTCAATACAAAACAATCGGAATTGAAACAGGAATTGTAGAAGATCGAAATCTGAATAAAATCATTAAAGCGAATGGATATACGACAGTTCCTCCGCAAAATTCAGCTGAAGTTTCGACTTTAATTGGTGGAACAGTAAAAGACATCTTTGTTTTGGAAGGAACATATGTAAATAAAGGGAAAGTTTTAGCAACGATTCAGAATCTGGAAGTTATCGGAATGCAGGAAGATTATCAGTCGGCTGTGGCTAATGTGGAATATTTGCAGTTAGAATATAACCGTCAGAAGACTTTAAGCGACGAAAATGTCAATCCGAGAAAAACTTTTCAGGAGGTAAAAGCCAAATTAGCTGCAGAAAGAGCCCGCGCACAGGCGGCAAAAAACAAATTGGATGCCTTACATGTTAATACAAAAGGAACGACATCAGTTGTGCCAATTGTTTCTCCGATAAATGGTTTTGTTGGAAAAATCAATATTGCGAAAGGCGCTTTTGCGAATACAGGAGTTTCGCTTTTTGAAGTCGTTGATAACAGTCAGATGCATTTGGATTTGAACGTTTATGAAAAAGATTTAGGTTCCATTTCGATTGGTCAGGTAATTGATTTTGTCTTAACGAATCAGTCAAATAAATCGATTAAAGGAAAGATTTTCGGAATCAATAAATCTTTTTCTAACGAAAGCAAAACGGTTGCCGTTCATGCTAAAATTGAGCCTGCTGATGCAAAAGGCCTGATTCCGGGAATGTATGTTTCTGCGAATATTAATATTGTTAATGCAACTGTCCCAGCGCTTCCAAAAGATGCCGTTGTCAAAAATGCTGATAAATATTTTGTGTTTATACAGGAGGAAGGACAAGTAGAAGAAAAACACGATCACAAAGAAGGAGAAAAAGAAGAAGCTCACGAAGAAGAAGTGCATTTTAAAGCCAGAGAAGTAATCCCAGGAACAACCGATTTAGGTTTTACCGAAGTGAAGTTCGTAAATGATATTCCAGCCAATGCTAAAATTGTGACAAAAGGCGCATTTTATCTACTTTCTGTGATGAAAGGCGGAGGAGAGCATACACACTAA
- a CDS encoding heavy metal translocating P-type ATPase, whose translation MIHQDKEVKNTKNKAKPSCCCSHDEPVHIDNEGHDHEGHDHEHNVEGGLFKLFLTSIISFVLLLIGIGFDNYFPQSWFTGYVRIAWYAIAYLPIGLPVLREAYESILKGDIFSEFFLMSIATIGAFAIGEYPEGVAVMLFYTIGETFQGMAVSRAKSSIKSLLDQRPDEVHVLENNVAVKVKAKDVQIGAIIQLKAGEKLGLDGELLSDSASFNTAALTGESKPATKKKGETVLAGMINGNTIAEVKVTTAYSDSKLSKILELVQNATTKKAPAELFIRKFAKIYTPIVVFLAIGICLIPMLFVQNYVFTDWLYRSLVFLVISCPCALVISIPLGYFGGIGAASRNGILFKGSNFLDSISTIQNVVVDKTGTMTEGVFKVQEVIIKPEFDKNEILRLVNALENRSTHPVATAIHNHVGPVDSSVELKEIEEISGHGLKATHNGKELFVGNFKLLDKYSISYDIDASSIVYTTIAIAYEGRFAGYLTIADEIKADAKETVSKLKSLGVKLTMLSGDKTNVVQFVADKLGITKAFGDLLPEDKVNKVNEIKAKNETIAFVGDGVNDAPVIALSTVGIAMGGLGSDAAIETADVVIQDDKPSKIATAINIGKQTKKIVWQNITLAFVVKAFVLILGAGGLATMWEAVFADVGVALLAILNAVRIQKMRF comes from the coding sequence ATGATACATCAAGATAAAGAAGTGAAAAACACAAAAAATAAAGCCAAGCCGTCTTGCTGTTGTTCACATGACGAGCCTGTGCATATTGATAATGAAGGACATGATCACGAAGGACACGATCATGAGCATAATGTTGAAGGGGGACTTTTCAAACTATTTCTGACATCAATTATATCATTTGTTTTATTGCTAATAGGAATTGGTTTTGATAACTATTTTCCCCAAAGCTGGTTTACAGGTTATGTCAGAATTGCGTGGTATGCAATCGCGTATCTTCCAATCGGACTTCCCGTTTTAAGAGAAGCTTACGAAAGCATTTTAAAAGGAGATATTTTCTCTGAATTTTTCCTCATGTCTATTGCCACAATCGGCGCTTTTGCCATTGGAGAATATCCAGAAGGTGTTGCTGTTATGCTGTTTTATACTATAGGCGAAACTTTTCAGGGAATGGCAGTTAGTAGAGCAAAATCAAGTATTAAAAGTCTATTGGATCAGCGTCCCGATGAGGTTCATGTTTTAGAAAACAATGTTGCAGTAAAAGTAAAAGCCAAAGACGTTCAGATTGGAGCTATTATTCAGCTAAAAGCAGGAGAAAAATTAGGTTTGGATGGCGAACTACTATCAGATTCCGCCTCATTTAATACAGCAGCTTTAACAGGAGAAAGTAAGCCAGCTACCAAAAAGAAAGGCGAAACTGTTTTGGCAGGAATGATAAACGGCAATACAATTGCCGAGGTTAAAGTAACAACAGCTTACAGCGATAGTAAATTATCTAAAATTCTGGAGCTGGTACAAAATGCCACAACCAAAAAGGCGCCAGCGGAATTGTTTATCAGAAAGTTTGCTAAAATTTATACGCCAATTGTGGTGTTTTTGGCAATCGGAATTTGTTTGATTCCGATGCTTTTCGTTCAGAATTATGTTTTCACAGATTGGCTTTACAGATCGTTGGTTTTTCTTGTGATTTCTTGTCCGTGTGCGTTGGTTATTAGTATTCCCCTCGGATATTTTGGTGGAATTGGCGCTGCAAGCAGAAACGGAATCTTATTTAAAGGAAGTAATTTCCTTGACAGTATTTCGACAATCCAGAATGTTGTGGTAGACAAAACAGGAACCATGACCGAAGGTGTTTTTAAGGTTCAAGAAGTCATTATAAAACCCGAGTTTGACAAAAACGAAATTCTAAGACTAGTAAATGCTCTTGAAAACAGAAGCACGCACCCCGTGGCAACAGCCATTCATAATCATGTTGGGCCAGTTGATTCTTCAGTAGAATTAAAAGAAATCGAAGAAATTTCAGGACACGGATTAAAAGCAACACACAACGGAAAAGAATTATTTGTTGGGAATTTTAAACTTTTGGATAAATATTCGATTTCATACGACATTGATGCATCTTCAATAGTCTACACTACAATTGCAATTGCGTATGAAGGCAGATTTGCTGGTTATTTAACCATTGCTGATGAAATTAAAGCAGATGCCAAAGAAACCGTTTCTAAGTTAAAATCTTTAGGAGTAAAACTTACGATGCTGAGCGGAGACAAAACCAATGTGGTTCAGTTCGTAGCTGATAAATTAGGAATTACAAAAGCTTTTGGCGATTTGCTTCCAGAAGATAAAGTCAATAAAGTCAACGAAATTAAAGCCAAAAACGAAACCATTGCTTTTGTAGGTGATGGCGTAAACGATGCGCCTGTAATTGCTTTAAGTACGGTTGGAATTGCGATGGGAGGTTTAGGAAGCGATGCTGCCATAGAAACTGCCGATGTGGTTATTCAGGATGATAAACCAAGCAAAATTGCAACGGCAATCAATATTGGCAAACAAACCAAAAAGATTGTGTGGCAGAATATTACATTGGCATTCGTAGTTAAGGCTTTTGTCTTAATTCTTGGCGCGGGCGGACTTGCCACGATGTGGGAAGCTGTTTTTGCCGACGTCGGTGTGGCATTGCTAGCGATTTTGAATGCCGTAAGGATTCAGAAAATGAGGTTTTAA